The following are encoded together in the Fundulus heteroclitus isolate FHET01 chromosome 19, MU-UCD_Fhet_4.1, whole genome shotgun sequence genome:
- the LOC105917708 gene encoding protein ALP1-like encodes MEEEEEQRRSLMFLLTYMLLKRRRDLSNANTQRRNEIQRRIRHRQYFFQRQRRMLMMMIAGGIRSNVRIRTRPWTNTPRSDWWERVVMTEFQPSDWLDKFRMSRETFFYLCEKLRPRLARQDTSFRLALPVEKRVAVALWRLASNVEYRTISTLFGVGKSTVCRCVRDMCHAIVALLSSVYLRPPTEQELEDSAQLFHSYSGFPHCVATITTLHTAIITPSSNSSDYANPAGWLSVLSQVAVSGRGHFWDVCASFPGGTDPAEILQNSSLWFTAAEGGLSPARTPVFMGKPLRYVLLGEACYPLQSWLMKAYPEQKSQRGCHAALPEPQQLFNRRLCRALRSSSEALLRLRARWQCLSKRNDCGLDVVPTMVLACCILHNVCESHGDAFKAEWQAEVCEAENPQPGHKALPSTSTEQNDAEEVRGLFCDYFQLQRA; translated from the exons AATGAGATCCAGAGACGCATCCGACACCGACAGTACTTCTTccagagacagaggaggatGCTCATG ATGATGATCGCAGGAGGAATCCGCTCCAACGTCCGCATCCGCACCCGTCCCTGGACCAACACGCCGCGCTCTGACTGGTGGGAGCGGGTTGTGATGACCGAATTCCAGCCCTCCGACTGGCTGGACAAGTTTCGCATGAGCCGGGAGACCTTCTTCTACCTCTGCGAGAAGCTGAGGCCCCGTCTGGCTCGCCAGGACACCAGCTTCCGCCTGGCACTGCCGGTGGAGAAGCGCGTGGCCGTGGCCCTGTGGCGCCTGGCGTCCAACGTGGAGTACCGCACCATCAGCACCCTGTTCGGTGTGGGGAAGTCCACCGTGTGCAGGTGCGTCAGAGACATGTGCCATGCCATCGTGGCCCTCCTCAGCTCCGTATACCTGCGGCCCCCCACCGAGCAGGAGCTAGAGGACTCTGCTCAGCTCTTTCACTCCTACTCGGGCTTCCCACATTGTGTCGCCACCATCACAACGCTGCACACAGCCATCATCACCCCGTCCAGCAACTCCTCCGACTACGCCAACCCGGCCGGCTGGCTTTCTGTCCTGTCTCAG GTGGCGGTCAGTGGCCGCGGACACTTCTGGGACGTGTGTGCCAGTTTCCCAGGCGGGACGGATCCAGCTGAGATCTTACAGAACTCCTCTCTGTGGTTCACAGCTGCAGAAGGTGGACTGTCTCCTGCCAGAACGCCCGTCTTCATGGGGAAACCACTTCG ATATGTGTTGCTGGGGGAGGCCTGCTACCCGCTGCAGAGCTGGCTGATGAAGGCCTACCCAGAGCAGAAGAGCCAGAGGGGATGCCACGCGGCGTTGCCGGAGCCGCAGCAGCTGTTCAACCGGCGCCTCTGCAGAGCGCTGCGCTCCTCGTCGGAGGCGCTGCTGAGGCTGCGGGCGCGCTGGCAGTGCCTGAGCAAGAGGAACGACTGCGGGCTGGACGTGGTGCCCACCATGGTCCTGGCCTGCTGCATCCTGCACAACGTGTGCGAGTCCCACGGGGACGCCTTCAAGGCAGAGTGGCAGGCGGAGGTGTGCGAGGCGGAGAACCCGCAGCCCGGTCACAAAGCCCTGCCCTCAACCAGCACGGAGCAGAACGACGCCGAGGAGGTCAGGGGCCTCTTCTGTGACTATTTCCAGCTGCAACGAGCCTGA